The following are from one region of the Thermococcus cleftensis genome:
- a CDS encoding NfeD family protein yields the protein METLPISLLILGLLVIALDMMVTAFITPIGVAMVVLGLLMGFGVNFTESFVIALIAAMISYIIVGRYIKKDVQDAGKGKYTFELKGKRGKVVEIGKDHYIVELEGDRWIALSENDEKLKIGEVVEVSEVDGVKLIVRRV from the coding sequence ATGGAGACGCTCCCTATTTCCCTCCTTATCCTTGGCCTTCTCGTGATAGCCCTTGACATGATGGTCACGGCGTTCATAACGCCGATAGGAGTGGCCATGGTCGTCCTTGGGCTCCTCATGGGCTTCGGAGTCAACTTCACAGAGAGCTTTGTCATAGCCCTCATAGCGGCGATGATCTCGTACATCATCGTGGGTCGCTACATAAAGAAGGACGTTCAGGACGCGGGAAAGGGTAAATACACCTTCGAGCTCAAGGGCAAGCGCGGGAAGGTCGTCGAGATAGGGAAGGATCACTACATAGTCGAACTCGAGGGAGACAGGTGGATAGCGCTCAGCGAGAACGACGAAAAGCTGAAAATAGGTGAAGTTGTCGAGGTCTCCGAGGTGGACGGGGTCAAGCTGATAGTCAGGAGGGTGTGA
- a CDS encoding Stp1/IreP family PP2C-type Ser/Thr phosphatase gives MVSLRRVVSILLLIIMVLSVPVTAADTGQTTQDSTQQASSDVEGINKDIDLANQTLKTLNENKEALDVPPEEIKKLNQSITTAKEQLNNGDSEGANATLINGFWNPLAELLTNITTDLNTEYTQLSKDAKACSDKTAAEEIKSDLNGVKSLLDRARELINEGSKDHSKFADAITTLLEARKKLDTAKGETEKCLVPLEEVEGKIDSAESALRAIKDNREFLNVDNKTITDLESEIEKARAQLEAGNVSEANATISEVMSRMREIIQAKLDALSEKYREYDDYFKKYCTGTTDQKTLEEALKTVNQQLAIAKENLSGNRMPEAVSHLKSASGTLENVKKPLAECLVGKADETVKNITVKYNALPQDYYDVIIKPLESKLKKAKTALSGGDYDNAISLAVEVINNGDFKVIRERILEQMMARLGVKEINMTEENLNDLEKRYEQVQKRLQEARKKKPAISIISADDKLKRAEEELNKVNAALMIIRAYLKAQNAQGAEDLLGAVNEFNSALSASGGAESYIVASVAQVESLLNDASKSIDDAESSYTWNTVLLAVIALLLLAGLGYGGYIGYTKYQDKKRVDEAREAVETMEDIIESLRSELASLNLLEDKGVKKKLDEMGRLVSEARAAFERGDYRRPIVLKEKFVSEYDRLKLRIAPYKQTLGVDVTKHVAAKSYIGRRQNNEDAYIVEKIGGNILLAVADGMGGHLAGEVASRKAIEILKETLENNKFEDPEEVFRKAIQRANEVIYQMGHDPAHPEWYNMGTTLTAAIVRGNEATIANIGDSRTYLIRPDGSIKRLTKDHSLVQELIDKGEITPEEARKHPQKNVITKALGISQTINIDRNDIKKVSLQKGDHLLLCSDGLSDALPDSEIARTVLAAPSLEEAVKILVEKAYGYGSDDNITVVLYRH, from the coding sequence ATGGTTAGCCTGCGGCGTGTTGTTTCAATACTCCTCCTCATCATTATGGTGCTCAGCGTGCCTGTGACTGCCGCGGACACCGGACAGACGACCCAGGATTCAACCCAGCAAGCTTCAAGCGATGTGGAAGGGATTAACAAGGACATAGACCTTGCCAACCAGACTCTGAAAACCCTGAACGAGAACAAAGAGGCCCTGGACGTGCCCCCGGAGGAGATCAAAAAGCTGAACCAGAGCATAACCACTGCAAAAGAACAGCTGAACAACGGGGATTCAGAGGGCGCCAACGCGACCCTGATAAACGGCTTCTGGAACCCCCTCGCGGAACTGCTGACGAACATCACGACGGACCTCAATACAGAGTACACCCAGCTTTCAAAGGACGCCAAAGCGTGCAGCGATAAAACAGCGGCCGAGGAGATCAAAAGCGACCTCAATGGGGTAAAATCGCTCCTTGATCGGGCGAGAGAGCTGATAAATGAAGGTAGCAAGGATCACTCAAAATTCGCAGATGCCATAACCACACTCCTGGAGGCGAGGAAAAAGCTGGACACTGCAAAGGGAGAGACCGAAAAGTGCCTGGTCCCGCTGGAAGAGGTGGAGGGGAAGATTGACTCCGCCGAAAGCGCGCTCCGGGCAATCAAGGACAACAGGGAGTTCCTCAACGTGGATAATAAGACCATAACCGACCTCGAGAGCGAGATCGAGAAGGCGAGAGCCCAGCTGGAGGCCGGGAACGTTTCCGAGGCAAACGCGACGATAAGTGAGGTCATGAGCCGCATGAGGGAAATAATCCAGGCCAAGCTCGACGCCCTCAGCGAAAAATACCGCGAGTACGATGACTATTTCAAGAAGTACTGCACCGGAACGACCGACCAGAAAACCCTTGAGGAGGCTCTAAAAACCGTCAATCAGCAGCTGGCGATAGCGAAGGAGAACCTGTCCGGAAACAGGATGCCCGAGGCGGTTTCACACCTGAAATCCGCCAGTGGCACCCTGGAAAACGTCAAAAAGCCCCTCGCGGAGTGCCTCGTTGGAAAGGCTGACGAGACAGTTAAGAACATAACGGTCAAGTACAACGCACTTCCACAGGATTACTACGACGTAATCATCAAACCCCTCGAATCCAAGCTCAAGAAGGCCAAGACAGCGCTCTCAGGGGGCGATTACGATAACGCCATCTCGCTGGCCGTTGAAGTGATCAACAACGGCGATTTCAAGGTCATCAGGGAGAGGATCCTGGAGCAGATGATGGCAAGGCTCGGCGTTAAGGAAATCAACATGACCGAGGAGAATCTCAATGACCTGGAGAAGAGGTACGAGCAGGTTCAGAAAAGACTCCAGGAGGCCAGAAAGAAGAAGCCAGCCATATCAATCATAAGCGCGGACGACAAGCTCAAGCGAGCGGAGGAGGAGCTGAACAAGGTCAATGCAGCCCTGATGATCATAAGAGCGTACCTCAAAGCCCAGAACGCCCAGGGGGCGGAGGACCTCCTAGGCGCCGTGAACGAGTTCAACTCGGCCCTGTCGGCTTCCGGTGGGGCCGAGAGTTACATCGTTGCGAGCGTGGCCCAGGTGGAGAGCCTGCTGAACGACGCCAGCAAGTCGATTGATGACGCGGAGAGCAGCTACACTTGGAATACGGTTCTCCTGGCGGTGATTGCGTTGCTCCTCCTGGCTGGCCTGGGCTACGGAGGATACATTGGATACACCAAGTACCAGGACAAGAAGCGCGTGGACGAGGCCCGGGAGGCCGTGGAAACGATGGAGGATATCATCGAAAGCCTCCGGAGCGAGCTCGCCTCCCTCAACCTTCTGGAGGACAAAGGGGTTAAAAAGAAGTTGGACGAGATGGGAAGGCTCGTGAGCGAAGCCCGGGCCGCGTTCGAAAGGGGCGACTACAGGAGGCCCATCGTCCTGAAGGAGAAGTTCGTGTCCGAGTACGACAGGCTCAAGCTCAGAATAGCACCCTACAAGCAGACCCTCGGCGTGGACGTGACCAAGCACGTGGCGGCCAAGAGCTACATAGGACGCAGGCAGAACAACGAGGACGCATACATTGTCGAGAAGATAGGGGGCAACATACTCCTGGCTGTTGCCGATGGCATGGGAGGACACCTCGCCGGCGAGGTTGCGAGCAGGAAGGCGATTGAGATACTCAAGGAGACCCTGGAGAACAACAAGTTCGAGGATCCCGAGGAGGTGTTCAGGAAGGCCATTCAGAGAGCCAACGAGGTAATCTACCAGATGGGACACGACCCGGCGCACCCGGAGTGGTACAACATGGGGACCACGCTGACGGCAGCCATAGTCAGGGGCAACGAGGCCACCATCGCCAACATAGGTGACAGCAGGACGTACCTGATACGGCCAGACGGAAGCATAAAGAGGCTGACCAAGGATCACTCGCTCGTCCAGGAGCTCATAGACAAGGGCGAGATAACGCCCGAGGAGGCCAGGAAGCACCCGCAGAAGAACGTCATAACCAAGGCCCTCGGCATTTCCCAGACCATAAACATAGACAGGAACGACATAAAGAAGGTGAGCCTGCAGAAGGGTGACCACCTGCTCCTGTGCTCCGACGGCCTCAGCGATGCTCTGCCGGATAGCGAGATCGCCAGAACCGTCCTCGCCGCCCCGTCCCTCGAGGAGGCCGTGAAGATACTCGTGGAAAAGGCCTACGGTTACGGAAGCGACGACAACATAACGGTGGTCCTCTACCGCCACTGA
- a CDS encoding SPFH domain-containing protein → MPFAGTALVIIGVFLLIMLLLSVKVIRPYQKGLVERLGKFNRILEPGIHFIIPFMERVKVVDMREHVVDVPPQEVICKDNVVVTVDAIVYYQILDPVKAVYNVSDFLMAIIKLAQTNLRAIIGEMELDETLSGRDIINAKLREELDKITDRWGVKITRVEIQRIDPPKDIQDAMAKQMTAEREKRAMILLAEGKKEAAIKEAEGQKQAAILKAEGEKQRQILVAEGQAEAIRKVLEALKMADEKYLTLQYIEKMPELAKYGNLIVPYDTEALIGLLRILQKVKDAPIPEPPKGDSERAVPQEEGSSLTPEKT, encoded by the coding sequence ATGCCTTTTGCCGGAACCGCCCTGGTTATCATAGGGGTTTTTCTTTTGATAATGCTCCTGCTGAGTGTGAAGGTGATAAGGCCGTACCAAAAGGGCCTCGTCGAGCGCCTTGGAAAGTTCAACAGGATCCTGGAGCCGGGAATACACTTCATAATCCCCTTCATGGAGCGCGTCAAGGTCGTGGACATGCGCGAGCACGTCGTTGATGTGCCGCCGCAGGAGGTCATCTGTAAGGACAACGTCGTCGTTACGGTTGATGCCATCGTTTACTACCAGATACTCGACCCGGTAAAGGCCGTCTACAACGTCAGCGACTTCCTCATGGCGATAATCAAGCTCGCCCAGACCAACCTGCGTGCCATTATAGGTGAGATGGAGCTCGACGAGACGCTGAGCGGGAGGGACATAATCAACGCCAAGCTGAGGGAGGAACTGGATAAGATAACCGACCGCTGGGGAGTCAAGATAACCAGGGTGGAGATACAGCGCATAGACCCGCCCAAGGACATTCAGGACGCGATGGCCAAGCAGATGACGGCTGAAAGGGAGAAGAGGGCGATGATACTCCTCGCAGAGGGTAAGAAGGAGGCTGCAATCAAGGAAGCAGAGGGCCAGAAGCAAGCTGCTATACTGAAGGCGGAGGGCGAAAAGCAGAGGCAGATACTCGTGGCCGAAGGCCAGGCGGAGGCAATAAGGAAAGTTCTCGAGGCCCTCAAGATGGCGGACGAGAAGTACCTGACGCTTCAGTACATTGAGAAGATGCCCGAGCTGGCCAAGTACGGTAACCTCATTGTCCCGTACGACACGGAAGCCCTCATCGGCCTGCTGAGAATCCTCCAGAAGGTGAAGGACGCTCCGATACCAGAGCCTCCGAAGGGAGATTCTGAACGGGCGGTTCCCCAGGAAGAGGGAAGCTCCCTCACCCCTGAAAAGACTTAA
- a CDS encoding ATP-binding protein, which produces MKSLYLSLFEECRKEYEAELARGKVDEARKYALKCAEILKTLAEKMPGRREFYLEKARRWEEAAEELKTSPPRGTQASLKGGASTDEYRAQVEGLIARSTVTWRDIGGLEDVKRLLARNVAIAFAKRPEAIKPWRGILLFGPPGTGKTLLASAAAGSLKATFFNVKASEVLSKYYGESSKLITALYELAREKAPSIVFIDEVDALSLKRESVHEATRRTLATLLSEIDGFKGGEEEFVLTLASTNTPWDLDEALLSRFPLRIYVPLPDREAIKEIVKIHTKGLDISGLDLDGIAEESVKRLYSGREIANLCNLAIHHMLEEENPELADFEVLSEGDPRKLELRIRPLEMRDFEEAFKKIKSPLTKKYVERYERWAREFGG; this is translated from the coding sequence ATGAAGTCCCTCTACCTCTCTCTTTTTGAGGAATGCAGAAAGGAGTACGAGGCGGAGCTGGCGAGGGGCAAGGTAGACGAGGCCAGAAAGTACGCCCTCAAGTGCGCGGAGATTCTGAAGACACTGGCGGAGAAGATGCCCGGCAGGAGAGAATTCTACCTGGAAAAGGCAAGGCGCTGGGAGGAGGCCGCGGAGGAACTCAAAACCTCACCACCCCGTGGAACACAGGCCAGCCTCAAGGGGGGAGCATCTACCGATGAGTACAGGGCACAAGTGGAGGGGCTGATAGCCCGTTCCACCGTCACGTGGAGGGACATCGGGGGGCTAGAAGATGTCAAGAGATTGCTGGCCCGAAACGTGGCCATAGCTTTCGCAAAGAGGCCCGAAGCTATAAAGCCGTGGAGGGGAATTCTCCTCTTCGGCCCACCTGGAACAGGCAAGACCCTTCTCGCTTCCGCGGCGGCGGGGAGTTTGAAGGCCACTTTCTTCAATGTCAAAGCTTCAGAGGTACTCAGCAAGTACTACGGCGAGTCATCAAAGCTGATAACAGCTTTGTATGAGCTGGCGAGGGAGAAGGCTCCCAGCATAGTTTTCATCGACGAGGTCGATGCGCTCAGTCTGAAAAGAGAGAGCGTCCACGAGGCAACGCGAAGAACCTTAGCGACCCTCTTGTCCGAGATAGATGGCTTTAAGGGGGGAGAGGAGGAATTCGTTCTTACGCTTGCATCAACTAACACCCCCTGGGACCTCGACGAGGCACTGCTCTCAAGGTTTCCGCTGAGGATTTATGTACCATTACCCGATAGGGAGGCTATCAAAGAGATTGTGAAGATACACACCAAGGGTCTGGATATAAGCGGGCTTGACCTCGATGGTATAGCAGAGGAGAGCGTGAAGCGCCTGTATTCAGGCAGGGAGATAGCGAACCTGTGCAACCTGGCAATACATCACATGCTCGAAGAGGAGAACCCCGAGCTCGCCGACTTCGAGGTGCTCTCGGAGGGTGACCCGAGAAAGCTGGAGCTCAGGATCAGACCACTGGAGATGAGGGACTTCGAGGAGGCGTTTAAGAAGATAAAATCCCCACTTACCAAGAAATATGTTGAACGCTATGAAAGGTGGGCCCGTGAATTCGGAGGTTGA
- a CDS encoding serine/threonine protein kinase, producing the protein MGRIADLREIESYLPKISNYMTLGLPGSNIEQAKDYLQNALNALSTDDTGTALEMVKRALIAALPDRDFLLSNALRLRHDGEKLLKARNFEEAISKFTESLEKYRQALTVLEVEEGDREELIQKLRNTIETTENLRKIANFRRIYQKIKNAQTEQELWEAIRELETVEVPMEDDRFDALIVAHRKIIMLQLQAVADMMIEAAEMYRKEDWFSAKKSLESAKKVLENLLEMAKKHDLVEEVAMINELIKACDSNLYGITELLYTGEVPKGWRLQIPDKNSFVLQEEVVEEETFDLSVNFETRLEQIKERYRIIRTIGEGAFSYVYEAKNPQGHKVALKVLKYLDKESTSSFMREFAAAQKLDHENIVKVHRADPRLGFLEMELASSNLEEVKKPVSPSVAGRVIFEIGRALHHAHSQKIYHRDIKPSNILIFGSLERVKLGDWGLARLASKATRKSSLVRHKTILYSSPEQIKDPEHIDHRSDIFQLGIVFYEILTGKHPFTAEYEGTIINNILNKTPEPPSYLNPEARVFDEIVMKMLEKDPEKRYQTVRELQNDIKEVLIRMGVHIKDSVSSRERTKILAENAYLRIKAIVDGFAQEVSSELAKLAADLDALYHETGHPELRDLHAQVSLMASENARPTEDTFRKVETVLKKWM; encoded by the coding sequence TTGGGCAGGATAGCTGACCTGAGGGAGATCGAGTCATATCTCCCGAAAATCTCAAATTATATGACGCTCGGATTACCCGGCTCGAACATCGAGCAGGCTAAGGATTACCTTCAGAACGCTCTAAACGCGTTGAGCACCGATGACACCGGAACCGCGCTTGAAATGGTTAAGAGGGCCCTTATAGCGGCCCTTCCAGATAGGGATTTCCTCCTCAGCAACGCCCTCAGGCTGAGGCACGATGGAGAAAAGCTGCTCAAGGCGAGGAACTTTGAGGAGGCCATATCAAAGTTCACGGAGTCGCTGGAGAAGTACCGCCAGGCCCTCACGGTTCTGGAGGTGGAGGAGGGCGACCGGGAGGAGCTGATCCAGAAGCTCAGGAACACCATAGAGACCACTGAAAACCTCAGGAAGATAGCCAACTTCAGGAGGATATACCAGAAAATAAAGAACGCCCAGACCGAGCAGGAGCTCTGGGAGGCGATAAGGGAGCTCGAAACCGTTGAGGTTCCGATGGAGGACGACAGGTTCGATGCCCTCATAGTTGCCCACAGGAAGATAATAATGCTCCAGCTCCAGGCGGTAGCGGACATGATGATAGAGGCCGCCGAGATGTACAGGAAGGAGGACTGGTTCTCCGCTAAGAAGAGCCTCGAGAGCGCGAAGAAGGTCCTGGAGAACCTCCTGGAGATGGCGAAGAAGCACGACCTGGTAGAGGAAGTCGCAATGATAAACGAGCTGATAAAGGCCTGCGACAGCAACCTCTACGGAATCACCGAACTCCTCTACACCGGAGAGGTCCCCAAGGGCTGGCGCCTCCAGATTCCGGACAAGAACAGCTTCGTTCTCCAGGAGGAAGTCGTCGAGGAGGAGACCTTCGACTTGTCGGTGAACTTTGAGACGAGGCTGGAGCAGATAAAGGAGAGGTATCGGATAATACGGACCATCGGAGAGGGTGCGTTCTCATACGTTTACGAGGCCAAGAACCCACAGGGACACAAGGTAGCCCTCAAGGTGCTCAAATACTTGGACAAAGAATCCACCTCCTCGTTCATGCGCGAGTTCGCGGCGGCCCAAAAGCTCGACCACGAGAACATCGTCAAGGTCCACCGCGCCGACCCGAGGCTCGGCTTCCTCGAGATGGAGCTGGCCAGCAGTAACCTGGAGGAAGTCAAGAAACCGGTAAGTCCATCGGTGGCCGGAAGGGTAATATTCGAGATCGGCCGTGCCCTCCACCACGCCCACTCCCAGAAGATATACCACAGGGACATAAAGCCGAGCAACATACTCATATTCGGAAGCCTGGAGAGGGTTAAACTCGGAGACTGGGGTCTCGCGAGGCTTGCGTCGAAGGCCACCAGGAAATCCTCTCTCGTCAGGCACAAGACCATACTCTACTCCTCCCCCGAGCAGATAAAGGACCCTGAGCACATCGACCACAGGAGCGACATCTTCCAGCTCGGCATCGTCTTCTACGAGATACTGACCGGCAAGCACCCCTTCACGGCCGAGTACGAGGGAACCATCATCAACAACATACTGAACAAGACCCCCGAGCCTCCCTCATACCTCAACCCTGAGGCGAGGGTCTTTGATGAGATAGTGATGAAGATGCTCGAAAAGGACCCGGAGAAGCGCTACCAGACGGTAAGGGAGCTGCAGAACGACATCAAGGAAGTTTTGATACGCATGGGAGTCCATATCAAGGACAGCGTCAGCTCAAGGGAGAGGACGAAGATTCTCGCGGAGAACGCCTACCTGCGCATCAAGGCGATAGTGGACGGCTTCGCCCAGGAAGTCTCATCGGAGCTCGCGAAGCTCGCCGCCGATCTCGACGCGCTCTACCACGAAACCGGCCACCCGGAGCTGAGGGACCTGCACGCCCAGGTATCACTCATGGCCTCCGAAAACGCCCGACCAACAGAGGACACCTTCAGGAAGGTGGAAACCGTGCTGAAAAAATGGATGTGA
- a CDS encoding amidohydrolase family protein produces the protein MFALIGTAVDAESVRRNAAVIVEGKAIRAVVPADELREYGVDEVYGGGNHIVVPGLINAHTHVAMARFRGLGEDLPTEEWLERIIWPMEQGWTRKDIRKWAELGIREALANGSTTINDHYFFANEIAEVAERLGVRAFIGQTMMDEVDFPLASPEEGFRFFRRWLGRSELVTPVLAPHATNTVSLDLFRETAELSEETGARVHLHLAQSRAEVEGVKKRHGTSPVGLLGKTGLLNEKLIGVHGVYLGEEDFSRLAGAGSTLVHCPTSNVKLEGRTINLEKLLDLGLNVALGNDSPNPTGILDPFLEMRTAGIVANLTAGKPHAVPAREIFGMATLFGARALGLRAGLIKPGYLADLVLINAEKPWFRPMENLYSLLVYSARGSDVEVVVVDGRVVYGKGEKTEKG, from the coding sequence ATGTTTGCGCTCATCGGAACCGCAGTCGATGCGGAGTCAGTCAGAAGGAACGCCGCGGTAATCGTCGAGGGGAAGGCCATTCGGGCCGTTGTCCCCGCTGACGAGCTCAGGGAATACGGTGTCGATGAGGTATACGGTGGAGGGAACCACATTGTGGTTCCTGGCCTTATAAACGCCCACACCCACGTGGCGATGGCGCGCTTTAGGGGCCTCGGTGAAGACTTGCCGACGGAGGAATGGCTTGAGAGAATAATCTGGCCAATGGAGCAAGGGTGGACGCGAAAGGACATCAGGAAGTGGGCGGAGCTTGGAATCCGGGAGGCCCTCGCAAACGGCTCGACGACGATAAATGATCACTATTTCTTTGCCAATGAAATAGCCGAGGTTGCCGAGAGGCTCGGCGTTCGGGCCTTCATCGGACAAACTATGATGGACGAAGTTGACTTCCCCCTCGCGAGTCCCGAGGAGGGCTTTCGGTTCTTCAGGAGGTGGCTCGGAAGGAGCGAACTCGTTACCCCAGTCCTAGCTCCGCACGCGACCAATACCGTCTCGCTCGACCTATTTAGAGAAACCGCGGAGCTGTCGGAGGAAACCGGTGCGAGGGTTCACCTTCACCTCGCCCAGAGCAGGGCCGAGGTTGAGGGGGTTAAAAAGCGTCACGGCACTTCCCCCGTCGGCCTCCTTGGAAAGACAGGCCTGCTGAACGAAAAACTCATAGGCGTCCACGGCGTTTACCTCGGAGAGGAGGACTTCTCCAGACTCGCTGGAGCCGGCTCGACCCTCGTTCACTGCCCGACGAGCAACGTAAAGCTCGAGGGAAGGACGATTAACCTTGAAAAGCTCCTCGACCTCGGCCTCAACGTTGCCCTGGGAAACGACTCGCCGAACCCGACCGGAATCCTCGACCCCTTCCTGGAGATGAGAACCGCCGGAATCGTTGCCAACCTAACGGCAGGAAAGCCCCATGCCGTTCCGGCGAGGGAGATATTCGGCATGGCAACGCTTTTCGGGGCGAGGGCGCTTGGTCTGAGGGCCGGACTGATAAAACCGGGTTATCTCGCCGATTTGGTTCTCATAAACGCCGAAAAACCCTGGTTCAGACCGATGGAGAACCTCTACTCACTCCTCGTTTACTCCGCAAGGGGAAGCGACGTCGAGGTCGTTGTGGTGGACGGCAGGGTGGTGTACGGGAAGGGGGAGAAGACTGAAAAAGGCTGA
- a CDS encoding PEGA domain-containing protein, whose amino-acid sequence MVMRKGALVLLILLLPLFLPRAFSETTMEEWYKVGDSLIVRNTYTGENLYRIKIYDVDLLNEKVIFEFQALPDGSPVMYTVLLNERLYGDLSHGFDVEPLDVFMGISGDVSVRLRFYLDDGYTVVSDTATLRVSSDPSDAAVYIDGEYRGKTPLTVRLPSGRHDVVIMKEGYRPYNTTVVLETGEYRTIYASLDKIVGKLRVESTPSNAKVYLDGDYIGRTPLTQELSPGTYRIKLLLDGYFEYSTTVTVRDNETKVISAALKPKPGTLGVTSEPAGAKVYVNGTYIGTTPVQGYSLSPGIYRVKVTMTDYQAYEKVITVEPGQEYRISARLTPSWGVLKVNSNPSGAEVYINGDAAGKTPLELKLDPGTYTVRLSIEGYEDYEDSIEVRAGETAEVSANLDPIGYLTVLSEPSGAEVYLGDTYIGNTPLTGYKVRAGTYWVTIKKEGYDVYKTLVEVGAGETKEIKGELTPRETAEETAEAGEGSEATVSPSYQSIAGESPLGPYTIGAAVLILGVAVAVKFRRKPNEVKLLEKEFRSIDPSKLPEEARTIYDEVSSSLKALKSSKGKDRERAVRDFRTKFEELRRVMEEYRKLKGNIEREVRKMLSQGVPGREVE is encoded by the coding sequence ATGGTCATGAGGAAGGGCGCACTGGTGCTGTTGATCCTGCTTTTACCCCTGTTTCTCCCAAGGGCTTTTTCAGAGACCACGATGGAAGAGTGGTACAAGGTCGGGGACTCCCTGATAGTGAGGAACACGTACACGGGGGAGAACCTCTACAGGATAAAGATCTACGACGTGGACCTCCTCAACGAGAAGGTGATATTCGAGTTTCAGGCCCTGCCGGACGGGAGTCCAGTAATGTACACCGTCCTCCTAAACGAGAGGCTTTACGGGGATCTCTCCCACGGTTTCGACGTGGAGCCACTCGACGTGTTCATGGGGATTTCAGGAGACGTGTCAGTCAGGCTGCGCTTTTACCTTGACGACGGCTATACAGTGGTTAGCGACACGGCCACCCTGAGGGTATCCTCGGACCCCAGCGATGCGGCCGTTTATATAGACGGGGAATACCGCGGAAAAACGCCCCTTACCGTCAGGCTCCCCTCGGGGCGCCACGACGTAGTGATAATGAAGGAGGGCTACCGGCCATACAACACGACCGTCGTGCTTGAGACCGGGGAGTACAGGACGATATACGCCAGCCTGGACAAGATCGTGGGAAAGCTCAGGGTGGAATCCACCCCCTCGAACGCCAAGGTTTACCTGGACGGGGACTACATAGGGAGAACTCCCCTGACCCAGGAGCTTTCCCCCGGCACCTACCGGATAAAGCTCCTCCTGGACGGCTATTTTGAGTACTCGACGACGGTCACCGTCAGGGACAACGAGACGAAGGTTATCTCAGCCGCTCTGAAGCCGAAGCCGGGAACGCTCGGTGTAACCTCTGAACCCGCTGGAGCGAAGGTGTACGTAAACGGAACGTACATTGGAACCACGCCAGTGCAGGGGTACAGTCTGAGCCCGGGGATTTACCGGGTGAAGGTAACGATGACTGATTATCAGGCGTACGAGAAGGTGATAACCGTAGAACCCGGGCAGGAGTACCGGATAAGCGCCCGGCTCACCCCCTCGTGGGGAGTTTTGAAGGTGAACTCAAACCCCTCCGGGGCCGAGGTATACATAAACGGCGATGCCGCTGGAAAGACGCCCCTCGAACTCAAGCTCGACCCGGGAACCTACACCGTCAGGCTGTCCATAGAAGGATACGAAGATTACGAGGACAGCATAGAGGTGAGAGCAGGTGAAACTGCAGAAGTTTCCGCGAATCTTGATCCCATCGGATACCTGACTGTGCTGTCTGAACCAAGCGGGGCGGAGGTATATCTCGGCGACACGTACATAGGAAACACTCCCCTAACCGGGTACAAGGTGAGGGCGGGAACGTACTGGGTAACGATAAAGAAGGAAGGATATGACGTTTACAAAACACTCGTTGAAGTTGGGGCCGGGGAAACGAAGGAAATCAAAGGGGAACTAACCCCCCGGGAGACGGCGGAGGAAACCGCTGAAGCAGGAGAGGGGAGTGAAGCCACCGTCAGCCCCAGCTACCAGAGCATCGCTGGGGAGTCACCCCTCGGCCCGTACACCATCGGCGCCGCGGTTTTAATCCTCGGCGTAGCCGTCGCGGTAAAGTTTCGCAGAAAACCGAACGAGGTAAAGCTCCTGGAGAAGGAATTCCGCTCAATAGACCCATCTAAACTCCCAGAGGAGGCAAGGACGATATACGACGAGGTTTCCAGTTCATTGAAAGCTCTCAAAAGCAGCAAAGGGAAAGACAGGGAGCGGGCGGTCAGGGATTTCAGGACGAAGTTTGAGGAGCTGAGAAGGGTAATGGAGGAGTACCGGAAACTTAAGGGGAACATCGAGAGGGAGGTAAGAAAGATGCTCTCCCAGGGGGTACCCGGGCGGGAGGTTGAATGA